The following nucleotide sequence is from Candidatus Limnocylindrales bacterium.
TCTACCATTGTCCGACTCCTGGACCTGGGAGTAGCACCCTATTTAATCGCTTCTTCCTTGAGTGGGATCATCTCCCAACGTTTAATCCGAATCCTATGTGATCGGTGTCGAGAAAAATATCAGCCGGACCTGGAAAGGCTCAGGAAGATCAGACCCAGGTTGGATAAAGAAATTCCCTTCTATCGAGGTAAGGGATGCGAATATTGTCAGCAAACTGGATATCGGGGAAGAAAGGGGGTTCATGAAATTTTGATGATAAATGGAGAGATCCGGGAATTGATCAGTCAGAGAGCTCCTGAGCGAAAGATCCGGGAAGCAGCCCTCAAAGGAGGCATGAAATCCTTAATCGAAAATGCCCTGGAAAAGCTCAAACAAGGTATTACGACCTTGGAAGAGTTAGAACGGGTGGTCTTATTTTCCGAAGAGTCCAGATCTTTAACCGAATTAAAATGCCCTTCCTGTCAAAAAGTGATGGAACCAGACTGGAAAATCTGCCCCTATTGTGAATCTAAGTTAAAAGAAGCCATAACCCCAGAACGGAACGCCCCAATTAAAGGTTTAGAAAAAACGGTTGAGCCTTCAATTAAAGATATCCGGAAGGACTTTAAAGGATTTAAAATCCTTTTGGTCGATGATAATGAAGTATTGGCGCGAGGATTGGCTTCTTTCCTGGTCAAAAATCAATTTATAGCCACTGCAGCTTCCAATGGAAAAGAAGCCCTGGAAATCATCGCACAGAATAAACCTCATCTTATCCTTACAGATATCCCCATGCCCGAGATGGACGGATTAGAGCTTATCAAAACATTACGCCAGGACCCGACGACTGCCTTTATTCCGGTGATAGTCCTTTCTCAAAAAACGGCGCCGGAAGAGAGATTAAGAGCCTTTGAATTGGGAGCAGACGATTATATCTTCAAGCCTGTATTAGTGGAGGAGCTCTTATATCGAATTAAAGCAGTTTTAAGAAGAACCTATCCCTAAGAAATTCTTTCCTTTACAAGGCCTCTCCTTTCGTCCCACAGATCTTTTCAATATTTCCTTGACTATTCCTCAAATTCCACGGAATATGTAATTAAATGATGGGGGTTCCTCTTCCACTCCGTCATTTAGCAGAGTTGCCATGCACGAAATTATTTTTCTTATCAAACAACTCTTCATTCCTTATGGGATTTGGGGATTATTGCTTCTTTCTTTTTTAGATTCCACCTTCGTTCCTATGCCTCAAGTTATTGATACCCTGGTAATTGTCTTATCCCTTTCTAAGCCCCATTTAATGGCTTTTTACGCCCTGTCTGCAGTGGCTGGATCTTTGCTGGGAACCAGTATGCTATATTTTCTCGGCAAAAAGGGTGGACAGGCCTTACTCCATAAAAAGCTCTCCAGGGGAGGCATGGAAAGAATTCAGTATCTTCTTCATAAATATGACATACTATCCATTTTATTGGCCGGGATCATCCCTCCACCCTTTCCTTACAAGGCTTTTATTTTCGCCGTGGGGGCTTTTCAGTTACTTTATCATAGATTTCTTTTAGCAGTCTTCGTATCTCGAAGCTGTCGGTTCTATTTTGAAGGGGTTATGACCGTCTTGTATGGAGAGGAGGTCATAACTTTTCTGAGGGAAAAGCCCTTATTCGCTGCGTTTATTATCCCGGGGATCTTCTTAGTCGGGTTCCTGATCTATAAGATTCTAATAAATATCTTGACCCGGCAAGAAGCCAGTTGAAAGGCCTCATCAGGTAAAGACAACCTATGCAGGAAAGAGAGGGAGTGAAGCGTTTAAAATGAACCAAATTTCTATTAAAGGGGCCCGGGTTCATAACTTAAAAAATATAGACCTGGATATTCCAAGAAACAAGCTGGTTGTAATTACCGGGGTTAGTGGTTCCGGAAAATCCAGTCTGGCATTTGATACCTTGTATGCCGAAGGACAGAGAAGATATGTAGAATCCCTTTCGGCTTATGCCAGACAATTTCTCGAACGAATGGATAAACCCGATGTGGATGCTATTTACGGTATCTCCCCGGCCATTGCCATCGAACAGAAGAACCATGTCCGAAATTCCAGATCGACCGTAGGCACCGCCACAGAGATCTATGATTATCTGAGACTGCTCTTTGCCCGAATCGGTAAAACCTATTGTTATCGGTGTGGAAAACTGGTACAGCGGGAATCGGTAGAGGCGATTGTTGAAAAAATCTTCCAGATGGGCCCGAAAACCCGTTTCATGATAGCTTTTCCCCTTCAACTGGAAGGGGCTTTAGAGACCTCCAAAGGCTGGTCGGATCAAGAATATGCCGTAGTCCGGGAAGGTCTCCTGAAGAAAGGCTTCCGCCGGATTTTGGTAAACGATGAGATTTTCTCTTTGGAAGAAGAAACCCCCAGGTTGACCCCGGGATCAGAGATTGGGGTCGTGATAGATCGTATGTCGTTGAGCGAAGAGATTCGAGAAAGGCTTGTGGAGGCTCTGGAAATGGCCTATGTGGAAGGACAGGGACGACTGATAGTCAAAACGGTAGAAGGGATAAATGCCCCCCATCCTGAAGGGGAATCCTTTAAATTTAGTCGGAACTTTGAATGCTATCCCTGTGGGATAACCTATGAGGAGCCGGAACCTCGATTGTTCTCTTTTAACAATCCCTATGGAGCCTGTCCGGAATGTCAGGGTTTTGGAAACAAGATCGTGATCGATATGGATCTGGTGATTCCGGATAAAACCAAGAGTATTCGACAAGGTGCCATAGTTCCCTGGACTGCCCCTATTTGTCGTGGGATTATTTCCCGATTAGAGCGAATTGCCCCAAAATACGGCTTTTCTATTGATACTCCCCTTTATAAACTCACAGAGGATCAAATGCGCCTTATTATCCAGGGGAACGACCAATTTATTGGAATTATTCCTTTTTTTGATTTTCTAGAAATGAAAAAATACAAAGTCCATGTTCGGGTTTTCTTGAGCCGATTCCGGGGGTATCGGGAATGTTCTCTGTGTAAGGGTTCAAGACTCAAGGAAAAAGCTTTGTGGGTCAAGATTCAGGGAGCTACCATCTATGATATTACCCGAAAAACTATCCTGGAAGCCAAAACGTTTTTTGACCAACTTCACCTGACCCCCTTTGAAGAACAGATCGCTCATAAAATAGTTGAAGAGATTAAAAATCGCTTGCAGTATTTGATTGATGTGGGACTGGATTATTTAACCCTGGATCGTCTTTCACGGACACTCAGTGGAGGAGAAGCCCAACGGATTAATCTGGCAACCTCTTTAGGATCTTCTCTGGTCAGCTCCCTGTATGTTTTGGATGAGCCCAGTATCGGGCTTCATCCCAGAGATACAGACCGTTTGATCCGGATTCTTAAAGCACTTCGGGATAAAGGTAATACCATTGTTGTGGTGGAGCATGATAAAGATATCATAAATGCCAGCGATCACATTGTAGATCTGGGACCTGGAGCCGGGGAGTATGGGGGAAAAGTGGTTTTCTCCGGAAGTTTAAAGCAACTCTACCGGGACCCCCATTCCTTAACCGGTAAATATCTCCGGGGAGAGAAAGAAATCTCTTTTCATTCCGGACAGCCCGGTATTTCCCGTCGTAGATCTCCCAACGGATACTATCTTGAAATCCAGAATGCCTATCTTCATAACCTTAAAAACATTCAGGTTCGGATACCTCTAAAAGTGCTGACCTGTGTAACCGGAGTTTCCGGGTCCGGTAAAAGTACACTCATCCACGAAATTCTCTATAAGGGATTAACAGGGGAACGAAAACCCGGGAACGGATACGATGGGATTAAAGGTCAAGAGCTTATCTCAGATGTTATTTTGGTAGATCAATCCCCTATTGGACGAACACCTCGATCGAATCCTGTTACGTACATTAAAGCCTTCGATGAAATTCGTAATCTGTTTGCCAACACCTTGAGTGCCAAACGGAGCGGATATAAACCCGGGCATTTTTCCTTTAATGTTGCAGGAGGCCGATGTGAGGTCTGTAAAGGGGAGGGATTTATCCAAGTAGAAATGCAATTTCTCGCAGACCTTTTCTTGACTTGTGAAAGTTGTGGTGGTAAAAGGTATAAAAACGAAATTTTAAAGATAAAATTCAAGGGAAAAAACATTGCCGATATTTTAGAGATGACGGTTACAGAAGCACTGGCATTCTTTGCAGATTATAAAAAAATAGTGGAAAAGCTTCAGGTTTTGGAAGATGTGGGTCTGGGTTATATCCGATTAGGCCAACCGGCTACCACCCTGTCCGGTGGAGAAGCTCAACGGGTCAAGCTGGCTGCGCATCTGGCTAATCGGAAAAAAGGTTCTGCGCTTTATCTCTTCGATGAACCCACAACCGGCTTACATCTGGATGATATTGCTAAATTGCTCCTTTGCTTTGACAAATTATTGGACAAAGGGCATTCTGTGGTCATTATCGAGCATAATCTGGAAGTTATTCGCTGTGCAGACTACATCCTGGACTTGGGTCCGGAAGGTGGGGAAAGAGGAGGCAGGTTAATAGCCTGTGGGACTCCAGAAGAGATTGCAAAATCTCCCGAGTCCTATACAGGCAAATTTCTGAGACCTTATCTTAAAGCTCTGTAAAATAGTTAAATTCCATTTAAAAAATCTGTAAGAGGAAAGAATCCACTTTCTCGATGGAATCCAATTTACTTTACAGAGAACTTAAAAAATCAGTAATGAAAAAGAAAGAACAGCCTATCAGAGGCTATAAGAAAGTAGCGGCCTTCATAGAAGAGCTTATAAACAGCCAGATATCCATGGAAGAAGCTGAGGATTGGACAGAAGAATTTTTTTATACAGTGGAAGAAGAAAATATTGATTTGATTCCGGCTCTATTACAACTCATAAAAGACACCCAACAAAATCCAGATGTAGTTACCACGGTAGCCTTTTTATTGGAACAATATGGAGATCCAGACGTTGTGGAACCCCTCATGGAGTTATTCAAAAGTTCTGGGATCAGCGATACTACAAGGTCTATTTTATTGGGGGTTATGGAGTATTACGGTATCGACACGCAGGACCCCACATTGATATCTTATTTCCAGGATATTAGAGGATTAGGTCAGGTAGCTTTAGAAGGAATGTTGCAACTATCGGAGCGGGAAGAAATGCTGGAGACCCTGTTAGAGGAGATCTCTAACTTTTCCACAGAAGCCCAATTAAGGATGATCGAAGAACTCGGTAAAAGTCGGGATGAACGGGCTGTTCCCCTTCTGGGAATTTTTGCAGAATATCAACATAAAGAACTGGCCGAAGCAGCCATTTTACAACTGGGAAGTATTCGCTCGGGCAAGTCTATTGAAACCTTAGAAAATCTCATCAATCACCAACAGGATAGCCAGGAACTCATCCAACGCTCCCTTCGCAAACTCCAATTTGCCGGGGTAACAAAGGCCCCCTCACTTCCGGAATCTTTTCCCATCTATAAATGCCTGCTGTCCTGGATCGATGGAAGAGGGAGTCGGGTAATGTTAATAGCCCGACAAAAGGATGCCCATCATGCTAAGCTGGCCCAATTCATGTTGCATGAGAAGGTAGGCATTAAAGATTGCTATGGAGCCCAGAATATCACCCTTAAAGACCTCGATAAGATAACTAAAGAATTAAAAAAGCAGGTCGGGGGAATGGAGGTAGAATATGCTTATTGTCTTCAATTAGTCCGGGATGCCTTATGGACGGCCCTTAAAAAGGAAGCTAAAATTTCTCCTTTGTTTTCCTTTTATCGAAAAATTTTCGAAGGGGATATTCTAACCCCTCAAGTGTATAGTGTGGATCTGACGTCCTATGGACTGGAAGAAGCAAAACAAAGTCTGGAAGAACTCCTGGCAACTTCCGATGAGCTTATCTCGAAACCACCCTTCTCGGATTGGTGGCTCGATACTCCGTCTTCTTATGATTTCGTACAGAAAAAAAAGCGATCCATGAGAAATCGGATTATAGATTTCAAGATTATCCAGGAATTTATCACCCAAATCCTTGAACCTGACCGAAACCAGATTACAAAGCGCCTGGAATTGACCATAGAGTTTTTAGCAAAAAAGAACCCTAAAGCTTATCAAACACAAATCCGAAAAGCCCTGGCCCTTTGGATAGCCTTGAAAGAACACCATCGGCCCCTGGATAACATTCCCTTTATGAAAGAACTGGCCACCCTCACGCTCAAAAATGTGCTGAATAACATCCGAATGGGCTATACGGAACCAGTAGACTATGTGCCGGAGTATTAACATAAAGACAGGAAAACGCTCCCTCTTCTCCGTTCTCCTCGTCCTGTTATCTACCTATCTTCTTCTGATTACTTCTCTGCTGTTGGGCCCTTTGATCTCTACAAAAGTTCGCTCGGAGTCCTCGGTAACGGAGGCGGCCCTTCACCTAATTCAATTAACCCGGGATCCTTCCTTAGATGCCAACGGATCCTGGTCTCCCGATGGGAAGGAAATTGTCTTTCAGACTCGACGAAAGGGGGAAAAAGAAAAAAAGAAATCTTTCAACGAAGAGGACGAAGAGGAAACTAAAAAAGAAGAAAAAAAGAAAGAGAAAAAGAAAAAAGAAGAAAAAAAGAAAGAAGAGGAGGAGAATGAATTGGCCAGGGATCGGGATATCTGGATCATGAATGCCGATGGGTCCAATCCAAGACAGCTTACGAAAAGTACGGCAGAAGAATATCAACCGGTCTTCTCTCCCGATGGGAAAAAAATCCTTTATGTTTCGGAAGAGCGAGGAAGTCCGGACATCTGGATCATGGATCGAGATGGCAGTAATAAAACCCGACTGACGAAAGATAAAGGAATAGAACGAGATCCGGCCTGGTCTCCCGATGGGAAGAAGATCGTTTATGCAGCGCTTCCTTTAGAAGCAGATAATTTTGATCTCTGGATTATGGACGCCGATGGGTCCAATAAAATTCAACTGACCCAAACTCCCAGCAATGAAATAACTCCCGCCTGGAGTCCAGATGGAAAACATATCGCCTTTGCCTCAGATGAAGGGAACAATCTGGATATCTATGTGATAGATCCGGATGGTAAAAATCGTACCAAATTGATCAGTACGGCAGGATATGAGTATCAACCTGACTGGTCACCAGATGGATCTAAAATTGCTTATACGGCCTGGGGTGCTGAAGAGAGCCTGGATCAAAGCAACATCTGGATCGCCAATGCCGATGGAAGCCAGCAAACCCGGCTTACCTCGACTTCTCCCAGCGCTCATCCTCGATGGCATCCCAACGGAACCCAAATTCTGTTTCAC
It contains:
- a CDS encoding VTT domain-containing protein: MHEIIFLIKQLFIPYGIWGLLLLSFLDSTFVPMPQVIDTLVIVLSLSKPHLMAFYALSAVAGSLLGTSMLYFLGKKGGQALLHKKLSRGGMERIQYLLHKYDILSILLAGIIPPPFPYKAFIFAVGAFQLLYHRFLLAVFVSRSCRFYFEGVMTVLYGEEVITFLREKPLFAAFIIPGIFLVGFLIYKILINILTRQEAS
- the uvrA gene encoding excinuclease ABC subunit UvrA, encoding MNQISIKGARVHNLKNIDLDIPRNKLVVITGVSGSGKSSLAFDTLYAEGQRRYVESLSAYARQFLERMDKPDVDAIYGISPAIAIEQKNHVRNSRSTVGTATEIYDYLRLLFARIGKTYCYRCGKLVQRESVEAIVEKIFQMGPKTRFMIAFPLQLEGALETSKGWSDQEYAVVREGLLKKGFRRILVNDEIFSLEEETPRLTPGSEIGVVIDRMSLSEEIRERLVEALEMAYVEGQGRLIVKTVEGINAPHPEGESFKFSRNFECYPCGITYEEPEPRLFSFNNPYGACPECQGFGNKIVIDMDLVIPDKTKSIRQGAIVPWTAPICRGIISRLERIAPKYGFSIDTPLYKLTEDQMRLIIQGNDQFIGIIPFFDFLEMKKYKVHVRVFLSRFRGYRECSLCKGSRLKEKALWVKIQGATIYDITRKTILEAKTFFDQLHLTPFEEQIAHKIVEEIKNRLQYLIDVGLDYLTLDRLSRTLSGGEAQRINLATSLGSSLVSSLYVLDEPSIGLHPRDTDRLIRILKALRDKGNTIVVVEHDKDIINASDHIVDLGPGAGEYGGKVVFSGSLKQLYRDPHSLTGKYLRGEKEISFHSGQPGISRRRSPNGYYLEIQNAYLHNLKNIQVRIPLKVLTCVTGVSGSGKSTLIHEILYKGLTGERKPGNGYDGIKGQELISDVILVDQSPIGRTPRSNPVTYIKAFDEIRNLFANTLSAKRSGYKPGHFSFNVAGGRCEVCKGEGFIQVEMQFLADLFLTCESCGGKRYKNEILKIKFKGKNIADILEMTVTEALAFFADYKKIVEKLQVLEDVGLGYIRLGQPATTLSGGEAQRVKLAAHLANRKKGSALYLFDEPTTGLHLDDIAKLLLCFDKLLDKGHSVVIIEHNLEVIRCADYILDLGPEGGERGGRLIACGTPEEIAKSPESYTGKFLRPYLKAL
- a CDS encoding HEAT repeat domain-containing protein; translation: MKKKEQPIRGYKKVAAFIEELINSQISMEEAEDWTEEFFYTVEEENIDLIPALLQLIKDTQQNPDVVTTVAFLLEQYGDPDVVEPLMELFKSSGISDTTRSILLGVMEYYGIDTQDPTLISYFQDIRGLGQVALEGMLQLSEREEMLETLLEEISNFSTEAQLRMIEELGKSRDERAVPLLGIFAEYQHKELAEAAILQLGSIRSGKSIETLENLINHQQDSQELIQRSLRKLQFAGVTKAPSLPESFPIYKCLLSWIDGRGSRVMLIARQKDAHHAKLAQFMLHEKVGIKDCYGAQNITLKDLDKITKELKKQVGGMEVEYAYCLQLVRDALWTALKKEAKISPLFSFYRKIFEGDILTPQVYSVDLTSYGLEEAKQSLEELLATSDELISKPPFSDWWLDTPSSYDFVQKKKRSMRNRIIDFKIIQEFITQILEPDRNQITKRLELTIEFLAKKNPKAYQTQIRKALALWIALKEHHRPLDNIPFMKELATLTLKNVLNNIRMGYTEPVDYVPEY